The following proteins come from a genomic window of Roseofilum capinflatum BLCC-M114:
- a CDS encoding Mo-dependent nitrogenase C-terminal domain-containing protein has product MLIKISHIAFSSPIHWDLLYPVRQWLNTLEIDRPKIARLIVQLIPAQCPFAREIKFFGRTIARIPPLCKLNPLYDELMSLRFRCLSFLADECGEDIGAYI; this is encoded by the coding sequence ATGTTAATCAAAATTAGTCACATCGCCTTCAGCTCTCCCATACACTGGGATCTCCTGTATCCCGTTCGCCAATGGTTAAATACCCTAGAAATTGATCGGCCAAAAATTGCTCGATTAATTGTTCAACTCATCCCCGCTCAATGCCCCTTTGCGCGAGAAATTAAGTTTTTTGGACGCACAATTGCCCGCATTCCTCCCCTGTGCAAACTCAATCCCCTATATGATGAGCTGATGAGTCTCCGGTTCCGTTGTCTGTCCTTTCTTGCCGACGAGTGTGGTGAAGATATCGGAGCTTATATCTGA
- a CDS encoding Gfo/Idh/MocA family protein: MSRGNEDVKEEIKEPHNPLQPIRIGVIGVGHMGQHHTRVLSLLKDVHLIGISDVDIERGLDTAGKYRIRFFENYHDLLPHIDAVCVAVPTRLHHEVGTACLEAGVHVLIEKPIAASIEEAENLVNLAAECNCILQVGHIERFNPAFQELSKVLKTEEILALEAHRMSPYSNRANDVSVVLDLMIHDIDLLLELAAAPVKKLTASGNRASDSGYLDYVTATLGFENGIIATLTASKVTHCKIRRIAAHCKNSLTEADFLNNEILIHRQTTANYRTEYGQVLYRQDGLIEKVYTSNIEPLHAELEHFVTCVRGGDQPSVGGEQALRALRLASSIEHMALEGQSWQGLDSQSSHNLHSSIVIV, encoded by the coding sequence ATGTCACGGGGAAATGAGGATGTGAAAGAAGAGATTAAAGAACCACATAATCCACTCCAACCCATTCGCATTGGAGTCATTGGTGTGGGTCATATGGGCCAACATCACACCCGCGTTTTAAGTTTGCTCAAAGACGTACACCTGATTGGCATCTCCGACGTAGACATCGAACGAGGGCTAGATACAGCCGGCAAATATCGCATCCGCTTCTTCGAGAACTATCACGACCTTCTCCCCCACATCGATGCTGTCTGTGTTGCTGTTCCCACCCGTCTCCACCATGAAGTTGGCACTGCCTGCTTGGAAGCTGGAGTCCATGTCCTGATTGAAAAACCCATCGCTGCCAGCATCGAAGAAGCCGAAAATTTAGTCAACCTGGCAGCCGAATGTAACTGTATTCTCCAAGTCGGCCATATTGAACGCTTTAACCCCGCCTTTCAAGAACTGAGCAAAGTCCTCAAAACTGAGGAAATCCTGGCCCTAGAAGCCCATCGCATGAGTCCCTATTCTAACCGGGCCAATGATGTGTCGGTGGTTTTGGACTTGATGATTCATGATATTGATTTGCTCCTAGAATTGGCCGCTGCTCCTGTGAAAAAGCTAACGGCCAGTGGGAATAGAGCCTCAGATTCTGGGTATTTAGATTATGTCACTGCAACTCTAGGCTTTGAAAATGGCATTATTGCTACTCTGACTGCCAGTAAAGTCACTCATTGCAAAATCCGCCGCATTGCTGCCCATTGCAAGAATTCGCTCACAGAAGCCGATTTTCTCAACAATGAAATTTTGATCCATCGCCAAACCACTGCCAACTATCGCACCGAGTATGGTCAGGTGCTGTATCGTCAGGATGGATTAATTGAAAAGGTTTATACCAGTAATATAGAGCCTCTTCATGCTGAGTTGGAGCATTTTGTCACCTGTGTACGGGGTGGAGACCAACCTTCAGTCGGCGGCGAACAAGCCTTGAGAGCCTTGCGGTTAGCTAGTTCGATTGAGCATATGGCTCTAGAGGGTCAATCTTGGCAGGGTTTAGACTCTCAATCCTCCCATAATCTCCATTCTTCCATTGTTATTGTTTAG
- a CDS encoding beta-ketoacyl-ACP synthase: protein MTVVVVTGLGLVSALGTRDRTWEKLLKGESAIATAQPFPELKPRPLAMIGDSPANLRDLTRQLVLDTLQDAGMTPPLPDLAMVIGSSRSDQGSWEAIADRFLTGHPNLSDCLDYLPDLPARMAAQLTGSQSIVQAPMNACNTGMWAIAQGYELIRTGYAQQVLAGAIEAPITPLTLAGFTQMGALAKTGCYPFDRDREGLVLGEGGAFLLLESLESAQQRQASIYGQILGAAFTSDAYHVSAPKPDRTSAAIAIKTCLERSGLTPRAIDYIHAHGTSTALNDAAESRLIQHLFPPTVPISSTKGATGHTLGASGALGIAFSLMALKHQILPPCVGLREPEFNLNLVRAAHSQCIQHCLCLSFAFGGNNGAIATSAVSRRFP, encoded by the coding sequence ATGACAGTGGTTGTTGTTACTGGATTGGGTTTAGTCTCGGCGTTGGGAACTAGAGATCGCACTTGGGAGAAGTTACTCAAGGGAGAATCGGCGATCGCCACAGCTCAACCCTTCCCCGAACTCAAACCTCGTCCTCTAGCCATGATTGGCGATTCCCCGGCCAATTTGCGGGATCTGACTCGTCAGTTAGTTCTCGATACCTTACAGGATGCGGGGATGACTCCTCCTTTACCCGATTTGGCGATGGTGATTGGATCGAGTCGTAGCGATCAAGGGAGTTGGGAGGCGATCGCCGATCGGTTTTTGACCGGCCATCCCAATTTATCCGATTGTCTCGACTATTTGCCCGATCTGCCAGCGCGAATGGCGGCTCAACTCACCGGGAGTCAAAGCATTGTTCAAGCGCCCATGAATGCTTGTAATACGGGCATGTGGGCGATCGCCCAAGGTTATGAACTGATTCGCACCGGTTATGCTCAACAGGTGTTAGCGGGAGCCATTGAAGCCCCCATTACCCCCTTAACCCTAGCCGGATTTACGCAAATGGGAGCCTTAGCCAAAACCGGATGTTATCCCTTTGACCGCGATCGCGAAGGCTTAGTTTTAGGGGAAGGGGGCGCGTTTCTGCTCCTAGAGTCCCTAGAGTCCGCCCAGCAGCGCCAAGCCTCCATCTACGGTCAAATTCTGGGAGCTGCCTTTACCAGCGATGCCTACCATGTGAGCGCCCCCAAACCCGATCGCACCAGTGCGGCGATCGCCATTAAAACCTGCTTAGAGCGATCCGGCTTAACTCCAAGGGCGATCGATTACATTCACGCCCACGGAACCAGCACCGCCTTAAATGATGCCGCCGAAAGCCGCCTGATCCAGCATCTCTTTCCCCCCACCGTTCCCATCAGTTCCACCAAAGGCGCAACCGGCCATACTCTCGGCGCATCTGGAGCCTTGGGCATCGCCTTTTCCCTAATGGCACTTAAGCATCAAATCTTACCCCCTTGTGTCGGATTAAGAGAGCCAGAGTTTAATCTCAACTTGGTTCGTGCTGCCCATTCTCAGTGTATCCAACACTGTTTATGTCTAAGTTTTGCCTTTGGCGGCAATAATGGGGCGATCGCCACCTCCGCAGTTTCCCGGCGCTTCCCCTAA